In Altererythrobacter rubellus, the following are encoded in one genomic region:
- a CDS encoding acetyl-CoA C-acetyltransferase: MGEAYIIDAVRTPRGIGKQGKGALAAEHPQHLAATVLKAIAERNHLDTSTVDDVIWSVSTQDGMQAGDMGRMAALDAGYDITSSGTTLDRFCGGGITSVNLAAAQVMSGMEDCIVAGGTEMMSLTAQMSKEKMQAGIKPPMMGSYNERLQRVHPQSHQGICGDAIASMEGFTREELDEVGYRSQQRAAAAIEEGRFAKSVIPVVDDDGNVILDHDEYPRPQTTLEGLAQLEPAFTKIADVPLDANGTTFRGLVNQKYPDLEIQNFHHAGNSSGVVDGAAAVLVTSKEYAQKNGLKPRARIVATANMGDDPTLMLNAPVPAAKKVLEKAGMTKDDIDLYEINEAFAVVAAKFVRDLDLDWDKVNVNGGSIALGHPIGATGSILIGTIVDELERQDKRYGLVTMCAAGGMAPAIIVERVDDFVD, from the coding sequence ATGGGCGAAGCATATATCATCGACGCAGTCCGCACCCCGCGCGGCATTGGCAAGCAAGGCAAGGGCGCGCTGGCAGCTGAACATCCGCAGCATCTGGCAGCGACCGTTTTGAAAGCAATTGCCGAGCGCAATCACCTCGACACTTCGACCGTAGATGATGTGATCTGGTCTGTTTCGACCCAAGACGGGATGCAAGCTGGAGACATGGGCCGCATGGCGGCGCTTGATGCAGGCTATGACATCACTTCCAGCGGGACCACGCTTGATCGCTTCTGTGGGGGCGGGATTACTTCGGTGAACCTCGCAGCTGCGCAGGTTATGAGCGGTATGGAAGACTGCATCGTTGCCGGCGGTACGGAAATGATGAGCCTGACGGCACAAATGTCCAAGGAGAAGATGCAGGCCGGGATCAAGCCGCCAATGATGGGCAGCTATAACGAACGGCTTCAGCGCGTTCACCCGCAAAGCCATCAGGGCATTTGCGGTGATGCCATCGCCAGCATGGAAGGTTTCACCCGCGAAGAGCTGGACGAAGTTGGTTATCGTAGTCAGCAACGCGCAGCCGCAGCAATTGAAGAGGGGCGTTTCGCGAAGTCAGTGATCCCGGTGGTGGACGATGACGGGAATGTTATTCTCGACCATGACGAATATCCGCGTCCCCAAACAACGCTGGAAGGGCTGGCACAGCTGGAGCCTGCCTTCACCAAGATCGCTGATGTGCCGCTGGATGCCAATGGTACCACTTTTCGCGGACTGGTAAACCAGAAGTATCCCGATCTTGAGATTCAGAATTTCCACCATGCGGGCAATAGCTCAGGCGTGGTTGATGGCGCGGCAGCTGTGCTGGTCACCAGCAAGGAATACGCGCAGAAGAACGGTCTCAAACCGCGCGCACGGATCGTTGCGACCGCGAATATGGGCGATGATCCTACGCTGATGCTCAACGCGCCTGTGCCAGCGGCCAAGAAGGTTCTCGAAAAGGCCGGAATGACGAAGGACGACATTGATCTTTACGAGATCAACGAGGCTTTCGCCGTGGTCGCCGCCAAGTTCGTGCGCGATCTTGATCTCGATTGGGACAAGGTCAACGTCAATGGAGGCTCCATCGCATTGGGTCACCCGATCGGGGCAACCGGCTCGATCTTGATCGGCACGATCGTTGACGAACTGGAGCGTCAGGACAAGCGCTATGGCCTAGTCACCATGTGCGCTGCGGGCGGAATGGCTCCCGCCATCATCGTGGAGCGCGTAGACGACTTCGTCGACTGA
- a CDS encoding acetyl-CoA acetyltransferase encodes MIADNTPIIIGVGQASERVGEPNYEALSYMDLGGRALAAAIGNAGATGDLASEIDTLAAIRAFEMSRPGKEPPFGGPDNIPGALAKRVNAQPARLILSPTGGQTNQQYVGEFATDIAAGDSQCAVIVGSEVISTALALAAKGEKPDWSEQIGGEFEDRGFGLDGMMEMQLFAHGATGAIPLYAIAENARRAKLGKSLNEYRHDIGELFEPFTKVAAANPHSAAPVERSAEELATVTDRNRIVAEPYTRMTVARDQVNQAAAIIIASAGLARKLGVPEERWVHIHSVTAATELMLSARPDLSANPASIASVEAALDRSGKGIDDMQFLDFYSCFAIPVFNQCDHFGLAVDDPRGLTLTGGLPFFGGAGNNYSAHAICEAVERVRGNRGSYALVGANGGWMSKYATGIYSTEPADWSANDRFEKLPMADNGVPCSDAPFDSATVESYTINYSKTGSDAVFIGRNSAGVRVCGNADLADEATRIAFEGGEPFGAKLTVTQDERGRNMGKLA; translated from the coding sequence ATGATCGCTGACAACACGCCTATCATCATCGGGGTAGGACAAGCTTCGGAGCGCGTTGGCGAGCCGAACTATGAGGCTCTGTCCTACATGGATTTGGGCGGCCGAGCACTTGCAGCAGCCATTGGCAATGCGGGCGCAACTGGCGATCTGGCGAGTGAGATTGATACGCTGGCCGCGATCCGGGCGTTTGAAATGTCGCGTCCCGGTAAAGAGCCGCCCTTTGGCGGGCCAGACAATATTCCGGGTGCGTTGGCGAAGCGTGTGAATGCCCAGCCTGCGCGCTTAATCCTGTCCCCGACAGGTGGTCAGACGAACCAGCAGTATGTCGGTGAATTTGCAACCGACATTGCGGCGGGTGACAGCCAGTGCGCAGTCATTGTCGGTTCGGAAGTGATTTCAACGGCGTTGGCGCTCGCTGCCAAGGGCGAGAAGCCCGACTGGTCGGAACAAATCGGCGGCGAGTTCGAAGATCGCGGCTTTGGCTTGGACGGTATGATGGAGATGCAGCTTTTCGCGCATGGCGCGACCGGGGCGATCCCGCTTTATGCCATCGCCGAAAATGCGCGGCGCGCCAAACTGGGCAAGAGCCTGAATGAATATCGTCACGACATTGGCGAACTGTTCGAGCCTTTCACCAAAGTTGCAGCGGCCAACCCGCATTCTGCCGCGCCCGTTGAACGCAGTGCTGAAGAGCTTGCGACAGTTACCGATCGCAACCGCATCGTGGCAGAGCCATACACACGAATGACCGTCGCGCGCGATCAGGTAAACCAGGCCGCGGCGATCATCATCGCAAGTGCCGGCCTCGCTCGAAAGCTTGGTGTGCCGGAAGAGAGGTGGGTACACATTCACTCTGTCACTGCCGCTACTGAACTGATGCTATCTGCGCGGCCCGATCTGTCCGCAAACCCAGCCTCAATTGCTTCGGTCGAAGCTGCACTGGATCGGTCGGGCAAAGGCATAGACGACATGCAATTCCTGGATTTCTATTCCTGCTTTGCAATTCCAGTGTTCAATCAATGCGATCACTTTGGATTGGCCGTGGATGACCCTCGCGGATTGACGTTGACAGGCGGCCTGCCGTTCTTCGGCGGGGCAGGGAACAATTATTCCGCGCATGCAATCTGCGAAGCGGTGGAGCGGGTGCGCGGCAATCGTGGCTCATATGCTCTGGTTGGAGCCAATGGCGGCTGGATGAGCAAATACGCCACGGGCATTTACTCGACTGAACCTGCCGACTGGTCTGCGAACGATCGGTTTGAGAAACTGCCGATGGCGGACAATGGCGTGCCGTGCAGCGACGCGCCATTCGATAGCGCCACGGTTGAGAGCTACACTATAAACTACAGCAAGACCGGCAGCGACGCCGTGTTCATCGGGCGCAATTCTGCGGGTGTGCGCGTATGCGGCAACGCCGACCTTGCCGACGAAGCTACTCGCATAGCATTCGAAGGCGGTGAACCTTTTGGTGCAAAGCTGACCGTCACACAGGACGAACGCGGGCGTAATATGGGCAAGCTTGCCTAA
- a CDS encoding carboxymuconolactone decarboxylase family protein translates to MPRLREVPKAEADEKVALPLYKLLFGDRDPVAEPGTPTGTPGDWWTIFANSPATLKHAAQGFAYYRDPSRKLDPVLRELGQTWAGWATGSQFVFSQHCKSLRGLAYPDAKIEAIPVWQTAPYFDAKERLVLAYADRLVTHQGRVPDALFVELKEQFSDEEILELTYTTAMYHMHAIMSRALRTEFDDREDPVTEVPAPEGFDALDFLGGERKND, encoded by the coding sequence ATGCCCCGATTGAGAGAGGTTCCCAAGGCGGAAGCTGACGAAAAGGTCGCATTACCGCTATATAAGCTGTTGTTCGGAGATCGCGATCCAGTCGCAGAGCCAGGTACGCCAACCGGCACGCCGGGCGATTGGTGGACTATCTTTGCCAATTCGCCCGCAACATTGAAGCACGCCGCGCAAGGCTTTGCCTATTATCGCGATCCTTCGCGCAAGCTGGATCCGGTATTGCGCGAGCTGGGCCAGACTTGGGCCGGATGGGCCACGGGCAGCCAGTTCGTATTCTCTCAGCACTGCAAGAGCCTGCGCGGGCTCGCCTATCCCGACGCCAAAATTGAAGCGATCCCGGTGTGGCAAACGGCGCCGTACTTTGATGCGAAAGAACGCCTCGTACTGGCCTATGCAGACAGGCTTGTCACACATCAAGGCCGCGTGCCCGACGCGTTATTCGTTGAATTGAAAGAGCAGTTCTCAGACGAGGAAATCCTCGAGCTGACGTACACCACCGCGATGTATCACATGCATGCGATCATGAGCCGGGCCTTACGCACCGAATTCGATGATCGGGAAGATCCGGTCACGGAAGTTCCTGCGCCTGAAGGCTTTGACGCGCTCGATTTCCTCGGGGGTGAACGCAAGAACGATTAG
- a CDS encoding VOC family protein, which yields MIKTKGINHIALVCRDMKETVRFYTEVLNMPLFKTVELPGGGQHFFFDCGGGASVAFFWWADAPPAAPGIASVKSFPGDAKTAVGSMNHLAFDMDEDELETALDRLEQAGVPHTHAVVNHDDSPMGVAREKHEGVFVRSVYFTDPNSIMLEFAATTKSFGPEDVAHEPATAADRVEA from the coding sequence ATGATCAAGACCAAAGGTATCAACCATATCGCACTGGTGTGCCGCGACATGAAGGAAACGGTTCGTTTCTACACCGAAGTGCTCAATATGCCGCTGTTCAAGACGGTTGAACTGCCGGGCGGTGGACAGCACTTCTTCTTCGACTGCGGCGGCGGTGCGAGTGTCGCTTTCTTCTGGTGGGCAGATGCTCCGCCCGCTGCCCCCGGCATCGCCTCAGTCAAAAGCTTTCCTGGCGACGCGAAGACCGCCGTCGGATCCATGAACCACTTAGCATTCGACATGGACGAAGATGAGCTTGAAACAGCGCTCGACCGACTTGAGCAAGCCGGTGTCCCTCATACCCATGCTGTCGTAAACCATGACGACAGCCCGATGGGCGTCGCGCGCGAAAAACACGAAGGCGTGTTCGTCCGCTCCGTCTATTTTACTGACCCCAATAGCATCATGCTGGAGTTTGCCGCCACGACAAAAAGCTTCGGGCCCGAAGATGTCGCACATGAACCCGCGACAGCGGCCGATAGAGTGGAGGCCTGA
- the hppD gene encoding 4-hydroxyphenylpyruvate dioxygenase, whose product MNTHETLHSGDLFENPAGLDGFEFVEFCAPEKGQLETVFEAMGFTHVASHRSKDVHLWRQGGINLIANYEPRSAAWYFAREHGPSACGMAFRVRNAAAAWDHLMELGAEPVAVETGPMELAIPAIRGIGGAILYLVDRYEDENGEGLSIYDIDFEYLPGVEKHPEGAGFKLIDHLTHNVYTGRMKYWADYYESLFNFREIRFFDIKGEYTGLTSKALTAPDGKIRIPLNEEGEGGKGQIEEFLREFNGEGIQHIALICDDLVTCWDRLQKLGVPFMTAPPATYYAMLDERLPGHGEDAEALQMRGILLDGTTEGGQPRLLLQIFAQAQVGPVFFEFIQRKGDEGFGEGNFKALFESMERDQIERGALKVEEPAE is encoded by the coding sequence ATGAACACGCACGAAACCCTTCACTCTGGCGACCTCTTCGAAAATCCCGCTGGCCTTGATGGATTTGAATTCGTTGAATTCTGCGCGCCCGAGAAGGGGCAGCTTGAAACGGTTTTTGAAGCAATGGGGTTCACTCATGTGGCTTCGCACCGTTCCAAGGACGTGCATCTGTGGCGTCAAGGCGGCATCAATTTGATCGCCAACTACGAGCCGCGCAGCGCGGCATGGTATTTCGCGCGCGAGCATGGACCGTCGGCATGCGGCATGGCGTTTCGTGTGCGCAACGCTGCCGCGGCCTGGGACCATCTGATGGAGCTGGGCGCAGAGCCGGTCGCAGTTGAAACGGGACCAATGGAACTTGCGATCCCTGCAATCCGCGGCATCGGCGGCGCGATCCTATATCTGGTTGATCGTTACGAAGACGAGAATGGAGAGGGTCTGTCGATCTATGACATCGATTTCGAATATTTGCCCGGCGTTGAAAAACACCCTGAAGGCGCAGGCTTCAAGCTGATCGATCACCTGACGCACAACGTCTACACCGGCCGGATGAAGTACTGGGCCGACTATTACGAGAGCCTGTTCAATTTTCGCGAAATCCGCTTCTTCGACATTAAAGGCGAGTATACCGGCCTGACGTCCAAGGCGCTGACCGCGCCTGACGGCAAGATCCGCATCCCGCTCAATGAAGAGGGCGAGGGCGGCAAGGGCCAGATCGAGGAATTCCTGCGCGAATTCAATGGTGAAGGCATCCAGCATATCGCGCTGATCTGCGACGATCTCGTCACCTGCTGGGACCGGCTGCAGAAGCTTGGCGTCCCGTTCATGACCGCCCCGCCCGCAACCTATTACGCCATGCTCGACGAGCGCCTGCCCGGCCATGGCGAGGATGCCGAGGCACTGCAGATGCGCGGCATCCTGCTTGACGGCACCACAGAAGGCGGCCAGCCCCGCCTTCTACTGCAGATTTTCGCGCAGGCGCAGGTCGGGCCGGTGTTCTTCGAATTCATCCAGCGCAAGGGCGACGAAGGCTTCGGAGAAGGCAATTTCAAGGCGCTGTTCGAAAGCATGGAGCGCGACCAGATCGAACGCGGCGCACTCAAGGTCGAGGAGCCCGCAGAATGA
- a CDS encoding VOC family protein, which produces MSVIKPSGIHHAAYRCKDAKETVEWYGRVLGMDYTTAFAEDHVPSTGEYDPYMHVFLDAGNGNILAFFELPNQPTMGRDENTPAWVQHLAFRVASEDELLAAKAHIEAQGIDVLGPTHHGIFKSIYFFDPNGHRVELAADIGTDEQYAELKRVAPPMLDEWSQTKKAPRHADWLHEIARAEHGLESRD; this is translated from the coding sequence ATGAGCGTCATCAAGCCCTCAGGCATCCACCACGCCGCCTATCGCTGCAAGGACGCCAAAGAGACCGTTGAATGGTACGGCCGCGTGCTGGGGATGGACTACACCACCGCTTTTGCGGAGGATCATGTACCGTCGACCGGCGAATACGATCCCTACATGCATGTGTTCCTGGATGCGGGGAACGGCAACATCCTCGCGTTCTTCGAACTGCCTAATCAGCCGACCATGGGCCGCGATGAAAACACCCCGGCATGGGTCCAGCATCTCGCCTTTCGGGTCGCATCGGAAGACGAATTGCTCGCTGCCAAGGCGCATATAGAAGCGCAAGGCATCGATGTGCTTGGCCCGACTCATCACGGCATCTTCAAGTCGATCTACTTCTTCGATCCCAACGGCCACCGGGTCGAGCTCGCCGCCGATATCGGCACGGACGAGCAATACGCCGAGCTCAAACGCGTAGCGCCGCCGATGCTCGACGAATGGAGCCAAACCAAGAAGGCCCCGCGCCACGCCGACTGGCTGCATGAGATTGCGCGCGCAGAGCACGGTCTGGAATCGCGCGACTAA
- the acs gene encoding acetate--CoA ligase yields MTGFVARPVPSYPTHCATEQYDAMYARSLQDPDGFWLEQAQLLDWVQAPDKGGEWSYDPVVIKWFADGSLNLCYNAVDRHVDAGRGDTTALIFEPDDPASPGRSLTYRELHAEVVQMANALKSLGVTKGERVTIYMPMVIEGVLAMLACARIGAIHSVVFGGFSPEALAGRIVDCGSRFVITADSGLRGSKPIPLKDNVDAALKIDGVDVSGVLVVKHTGADVAMSECRDNWYHELKSDADCPCEEMNAEDPLFILYTSGSTGKPKGVLHTTGGYGVWTATTFNYIFDYQPGEVFWCSADIGWVTGHSYIVYGPLMNGATQIVFEGVPNYPDHGRFWDVIAKHKVNIFYTAPTAIRALMREGDSFVEVHDRSSLRLLGTVGEPINPEAWRWYHEVVGEGRCPIIDTWWQTETGGCMITTLPAAHHMKPGSAGRPFFGVRPQLVGNEGEVLDGATSGNLCITHSWPGQARTVYGDHERFVQTYFSTYHGKYFTGDGCRRDEDGYYWITGRVDDVINVSGHRMGTAEVESALVLHPLVCEAAVVGYPHDIKGQGIYCYVTLNADAEVTDDLVAELRQHVRKEIGPIATPDHIHLTPALPKTRSGKIMRRILRKIAENDYGSLGDTSTLADPSVVESLIEGRQNR; encoded by the coding sequence ATGACCGGCTTTGTTGCCCGCCCAGTACCTAGCTACCCAACGCATTGTGCGACCGAACAATATGACGCGATGTATGCGCGTTCGCTCCAAGATCCGGACGGTTTCTGGCTAGAGCAGGCTCAGCTGCTGGACTGGGTGCAGGCTCCAGACAAAGGCGGTGAATGGTCGTATGACCCTGTCGTTATCAAGTGGTTCGCGGACGGATCCCTTAACCTTTGCTACAATGCGGTGGACCGTCATGTTGATGCCGGGCGGGGCGATACGACTGCGCTGATTTTCGAGCCAGATGATCCAGCATCGCCGGGCCGCAGTCTGACCTATCGCGAGTTGCATGCCGAAGTGGTTCAGATGGCCAATGCGCTGAAATCGCTGGGTGTGACCAAAGGTGAACGCGTCACGATTTATATGCCGATGGTAATCGAAGGCGTACTGGCCATGCTCGCCTGCGCACGGATCGGTGCGATCCATTCAGTGGTATTCGGCGGGTTTTCTCCTGAAGCGCTTGCGGGGCGCATTGTCGATTGCGGCAGCCGGTTCGTGATTACGGCTGATAGTGGGCTCCGAGGATCAAAACCGATACCGCTGAAAGATAATGTCGATGCCGCGCTGAAGATCGACGGCGTCGATGTATCGGGCGTCTTGGTGGTCAAGCATACCGGCGCAGATGTTGCGATGAGTGAGTGCCGCGATAACTGGTATCATGAATTGAAATCTGACGCGGATTGCCCTTGCGAGGAAATGAATGCCGAGGATCCGCTATTCATTCTCTACACATCAGGATCGACCGGAAAGCCCAAGGGCGTGCTGCACACCACCGGCGGATACGGCGTCTGGACCGCGACCACCTTCAACTACATATTCGATTATCAGCCCGGCGAGGTCTTCTGGTGCTCGGCCGATATTGGCTGGGTCACGGGCCACAGCTATATCGTGTACGGCCCGCTGATGAACGGCGCCACGCAGATCGTGTTTGAAGGCGTACCGAATTATCCGGACCATGGGCGTTTCTGGGACGTTATCGCCAAGCACAAGGTCAATATTTTCTACACTGCACCTACCGCTATTCGCGCACTGATGCGCGAGGGCGATAGCTTCGTGGAGGTGCATGACCGGTCATCGCTGCGGCTGCTCGGCACAGTGGGCGAGCCGATCAATCCAGAGGCTTGGCGCTGGTACCACGAAGTGGTGGGCGAGGGGCGCTGCCCGATCATCGACACTTGGTGGCAGACTGAAACCGGCGGCTGCATGATCACAACACTACCAGCGGCGCATCACATGAAGCCCGGCAGCGCGGGCAGGCCGTTCTTCGGTGTGCGGCCACAACTGGTGGGCAATGAAGGCGAAGTTCTGGACGGGGCAACCAGCGGCAATCTGTGCATCACGCACAGCTGGCCAGGCCAAGCGCGCACCGTTTACGGTGATCACGAGCGGTTCGTGCAGACCTATTTCAGCACCTATCATGGCAAGTATTTCACCGGCGATGGATGTCGCCGCGATGAAGACGGATATTACTGGATCACGGGCCGCGTAGACGATGTGATCAACGTTTCCGGACACCGGATGGGCACTGCAGAGGTGGAAAGTGCGCTGGTATTACATCCGCTTGTTTGCGAGGCGGCGGTCGTGGGATATCCGCACGACATCAAGGGGCAAGGTATCTATTGCTATGTTACACTGAATGCCGATGCTGAAGTTACGGACGATTTGGTCGCTGAGCTGCGCCAGCATGTGCGCAAGGAAATCGGCCCCATCGCCACGCCCGATCACATCCACTTAACGCCCGCGTTGCCAAAGACTCGCAGCGGCAAGATCATGCGGCGTATCCTCCGCAAGATTGCAGAGAATGACTACGGCTCGCTGGGCGACACCTCTACGCTGGCTGATCCGAGCGTGGTCGAAAGCCTGATTGAGGGGCGACAGAATCGGTAG
- a CDS encoding sodium:solute symporter family protein — translation METQTLIYLFVGASFALYIGIAIWSRASSTKEFYVAGGGVNPVVNGMATAADWMSAASFISMAGIIAFAGYDGSVYLMGWTGGYVLLALLLAPYLRKFGQFTVPDFIGTRYYSKAARVVAVICLIFISFTYIAGQMRGVGIVFSRFLDVPILWGVIIGMGIVFVYAVLGGMKGITYTQVAQYCVLIFAYMVPAFFLSFMITGNPIPQFGLGSQVSDGSSLYVLEKLNLVLMDLGFGQYTKGSKSMIDVFCITLALMVGTAGLPHVIVRFFTVPKASDARRSAGWALIFIALLYTTAGPVGAFARLNFVDTVNETQYAEAPEWFTNWEANDLIAWRDKNGDGVMQYRAGDAFAGSPEFSESGVGNSGERLLDNMATVNENEVYVDRDIMVLANPEIGNLPGWVIALVAAGGLAAALSTAAGLLLVISSSVSHDLLKSTLKPDISEKGELLAARIAATAAIVVAGYLGIYPPGWVAQVVAFAFGLAAASLFPAIFMGIFSKRMNREGAIAGMVAGLTSTFLYIAYFKLWEPAANTAENWLFGISPEGIGVVGMVLNFAVAIGVARMTAKPPAEIDALVENIRVPRGSGAARVH, via the coding sequence ATGGAGACGCAAACACTGATCTATCTCTTCGTCGGTGCGAGTTTTGCGCTCTACATCGGCATTGCCATCTGGAGCCGCGCAAGCTCGACAAAGGAATTCTACGTCGCCGGCGGAGGTGTAAATCCGGTTGTCAACGGCATGGCAACCGCAGCCGACTGGATGAGCGCGGCAAGCTTCATTTCGATGGCGGGCATCATCGCTTTCGCAGGCTATGATGGCTCGGTTTACTTGATGGGTTGGACCGGCGGCTATGTGCTGCTCGCGCTACTGCTTGCGCCGTACCTGCGCAAATTTGGCCAGTTCACAGTTCCGGATTTCATTGGCACGCGGTATTATTCCAAGGCTGCACGTGTGGTCGCGGTGATTTGCCTGATCTTTATCAGCTTCACCTATATCGCAGGCCAGATGCGCGGCGTGGGCATCGTGTTTAGCCGCTTTCTGGATGTGCCAATCCTGTGGGGCGTGATCATCGGCATGGGCATAGTGTTTGTCTATGCGGTCCTGGGCGGGATGAAGGGCATCACCTACACTCAGGTCGCGCAATATTGCGTACTGATCTTCGCCTATATGGTGCCAGCCTTCTTCCTGAGCTTCATGATCACCGGCAATCCGATCCCGCAGTTTGGGCTGGGCTCACAGGTCAGCGATGGCAGCAGTCTGTACGTGCTGGAAAAGCTCAATCTTGTCCTGATGGACCTAGGGTTCGGGCAATATACTAAAGGCAGCAAGTCGATGATTGATGTGTTCTGCATTACGCTGGCGCTTATGGTTGGCACTGCAGGCCTACCCCATGTGATCGTGCGCTTTTTCACCGTACCCAAGGCATCGGATGCGCGCCGCTCGGCCGGGTGGGCGCTGATCTTTATCGCGCTGCTTTACACCACAGCAGGGCCAGTAGGCGCATTCGCACGGCTCAACTTTGTCGATACCGTCAATGAGACACAATATGCCGAAGCGCCCGAGTGGTTCACCAATTGGGAAGCCAATGACCTGATTGCCTGGCGCGACAAGAATGGTGATGGCGTCATGCAATACCGGGCCGGCGACGCATTCGCAGGCAGCCCCGAATTTAGCGAGAGTGGCGTTGGCAATTCGGGAGAGCGGCTGCTCGACAACATGGCGACGGTCAATGAAAACGAAGTTTATGTCGACCGCGACATAATGGTTCTGGCGAACCCCGAGATTGGCAACCTGCCCGGATGGGTAATCGCGCTGGTGGCCGCTGGCGGCTTAGCCGCCGCGCTGTCCACAGCTGCCGGACTGCTGCTGGTCATTTCAAGTTCGGTCAGCCACGATCTGCTAAAGTCCACTCTCAAGCCCGACATATCCGAGAAGGGTGAACTGTTGGCGGCGCGCATCGCTGCAACTGCAGCTATTGTGGTTGCGGGATATCTCGGGATCTATCCGCCGGGATGGGTGGCGCAAGTGGTCGCTTTCGCCTTTGGCCTCGCTGCCGCAAGCCTGTTCCCGGCGATCTTTATGGGTATTTTTAGCAAGCGTATGAATCGCGAAGGCGCGATTGCAGGGATGGTAGCGGGCCTGACTTCGACATTCCTCTACATCGCTTACTTTAAGCTGTGGGAGCCAGCCGCAAACACAGCCGAAAATTGGCTGTTCGGCATTTCGCCTGAAGGAATCGGCGTGGTCGGAATGGTATTGAACTTCGCCGTTGCGATCGGGGTCGCACGGATGACCGCCAAACCGCCCGCAGAAATCGATGCCTTGGTCGAGAATATCCGTGTACCGCGCGGTTCTGGGGCCGCACGGGTGCATTAG
- a CDS encoding DUF4212 domain-containing protein, protein MSEHEHESAAGESNSRYWTANIRLLLTLMAIWFAVSFGAGILFRDWLDQFMLGGYPLGFWFAQQGSIYTFIALIFFYNWRIHKIEQSFNLDDDDEVAASMEGGAG, encoded by the coding sequence ATGAGCGAACACGAGCACGAATCCGCAGCGGGCGAATCAAATAGCCGCTATTGGACAGCGAATATTCGACTGTTGCTCACGCTCATGGCGATCTGGTTCGCCGTCTCTTTCGGTGCAGGTATCCTGTTTCGAGACTGGCTCGATCAGTTCATGCTGGGGGGCTATCCGCTTGGCTTCTGGTTTGCGCAGCAAGGGTCAATTTACACCTTCATCGCTCTGATATTCTTCTACAATTGGCGAATTCACAAGATCGAACAAAGTTTTAACCTTGATGATGACGACGAAGTCGCTGCCTCTATGGAAGGTGGGGCCGGTTAA